The genomic region AGTGCTGCAAGCAGGCCAATAGTGATTGTAGTTTTACCTGAGGATGAGCTTCCTGCTGACAGGAGTATTCTTGGGATTTCTCTTTTCCCGGAAGGCTGGGGAGTGTCAGACATTTTCATCAAACCTTAACGTGTAAGTTCACGCAGTCTTTCATCCTCAAGTGATGAAGGAAGCACTGAACTGTTGTTGGACATAATAGCATGTGCAAGCTCACGATAGACACTTGCAACAGGTGAATCCGGAGCTTTTTCAAGCACGGAATATCCATCTCTTTCACAGTCCTGAACTATCTGCTCCTTTGGAATAAATGCCATGAGCTTGCTGCCAATTTCCTCCGAGAACTTCCTCACGATTTCCTCTTCCCTTGTAACACTTCTGGAATTACAGATTATTCCGGAAAGTGGTGTGTCAATCTTGGCAAGTCCCTTGCAGATATTGTTTGCAGCATAAAGCGGCATGTATTCTCCGGATGTGAGGATGTAAGCCTCATTTACAAGTCCTTTGCGTATTGGTGCAACAAATCCGCCACACACGATATCCCCTGGAACATCATAGATTATGAGATCCATATCATCAATGGATTTGCACATCTGTCTGAGTTTCTGTATGGCAACAATGATTCCACGTCCTGCACAGCCAATTCCAGGCTCAGGTCCGCCGACTTCAACACATTTTACGCCCTTGTAACCTTCGTGTACAATGTCCTCTTCCTTTACATCGATCTTCTGCCTGAGAAGGTCAAGAATTGTTGGAATTCTTTTACCGCCAAGAAGTGTAATGGATGAATCACTTTTTGGATCACATCCGATGATCATAACTTTGAATCCTTCATCGGCACAGGCTGCTGCAACATTGGAAGCGGTGCTGGATTTTCCAATCCCGCCTTTACCGTAAATGGCTATTCTTTTCTGTTCCATCAGGCTTCCTCCGTGTTTTGCATATCCTTTACAACTTCACGCATTGTTGCACCAAACTCAGACTCAACGATGTTGCTTACACCAAGTGTCTTTGGATGCAGATCAATTTCCACAATAACATTTGAGTGTCCCATATCTTTTAGTGGGAATACCTGTCTTGGCCCGTTTGTCACGGAGATTACATCCATATTCCGGAGATTGTCCATTGGAATGGCATGTGGCACGCCGCTAATGACGGCAAAGTCAAAGTCACTGTATTTTTCAGCAATAAGTTCACTGACCTTTTCACCTGCTATAGGGTACTCGTCCATACCGCCGATAATCTCGTGGATTTCAATTCCTTTCTCCTTGAAATCATTCACAATATATGTTGCATGCTGGCGTACACGTGGCAGACCAAGTGTATCATCAATATTTGCCATGTTGATGACGTTCTCTGCAACACCAAGCTGCTCAGCTACTTCGTTGATGGCAACGGTAATATCTGCGAACATGTAACCCGTTTCCTTCTTTGCGTTCATGATCGTCAGGCATTTCTTTCCTTCTTTCAGGTAATTGATTACCTTTTCAGCAACCTTGTATTTCAGATCACCACGGGATGGGACAAGATATTCCTTACTTGCTGCACCATGGCGTTTCTCAACATTGGTTGCTTCTGTAAGCA from Methanolobus tindarius DSM 2278 harbors:
- the cfbC gene encoding Ni-sirohydrochlorin a,c-diamide reductive cyclase ATP-dependent reductase subunit, whose translation is MMEQKRIAIYGKGGIGKSSTASNVAAACADEGFKVMIIGCDPKSDSSITLLGGKRIPTILDLLRQKIDVKEEDIVHEGYKGVKCVEVGGPEPGIGCAGRGIIVAIQKLRQMCKSIDDMDLIIYDVPGDIVCGGFVAPIRKGLVNEAYILTSGEYMPLYAANNICKGLAKIDTPLSGIICNSRSVTREEEIVRKFSEEIGSKLMAFIPKEQIVQDCERDGYSVLEKAPDSPVASVYRELAHAIMSNNSSVLPSSLEDERLRELTR
- the cfbD gene encoding Ni-sirohydrochlorin a,c-diamide reductive cyclase catalytic subunit, whose protein sequence is MAEKDISIIHPRPSSIVAALYTLRDLNVDVAILHGPPGCSFKHARLLEEDGIHVVTTALDENGFVFGGRDELSSLLTKVNEMFNPKLIGVVGTCVSMIIGEELSEPVKDANLDVPVIGVEVHAGYPNNTKGVLIALESACDAGVITDEELDRQKVLLTEATNVEKRHGAASKEYLVPSRGDLKYKVAEKVINYLKEGKKCLTIMNAKKETGYMFADITVAINEVAEQLGVAENVINMANIDDTLGLPRVRQHATYIVNDFKEKGIEIHEIIGGMDEYPIAGEKVSELIAEKYSDFDFAVISGVPHAIPMDNLRNMDVISVTNGPRQVFPLKDMGHSNVIVEIDLHPKTLGVSNIVESEFGATMREVVKDMQNTEEA